A region of Acidimicrobiales bacterium DNA encodes the following proteins:
- a CDS encoding helix-turn-helix transcriptional regulator has protein sequence MTEHLGRRIARLRNDLGWTQQDLADRLGISRVAVSHLESGVSDPGERTVTLLAGVFKLEPHELVADTSYPRAKAERLPVVAYRYTEVELQLRLFERDLETGIGLGEWSHRLAALEALAHDRRERAALREAAQRLAGAVDQAQSRPA, from the coding sequence ATGACCGAGCACCTCGGCCGCCGCATCGCCCGGCTGCGCAACGACTTGGGCTGGACCCAGCAGGACCTGGCCGACCGCCTGGGCATCTCCCGGGTGGCCGTCTCGCACCTGGAGTCGGGCGTCAGCGACCCCGGCGAGCGCACCGTGACCCTGCTGGCGGGGGTGTTCAAGCTGGAGCCCCACGAGCTGGTGGCCGACACGTCGTACCCCCGGGCCAAGGCCGAGCGGCTGCCGGTGGTGGCGTACCGCTACACCGAGGTCGAACTGCAACTGCGGCTGTTCGAGCGTGACCTGGAGACCGGCATCGGCCTGGGCGAATGGAGCCACCGGCTGGCGGCGTTGGAGGCGCTGGCCCACGACCGCCGCGAGCGGGCCGCCCTGCGCGAGGCGGCCCAGCGCCTAGCTGGTGCTGTCGACCAGGCGCAGTCGCGGCCGGCCTGA
- the gmd gene encoding GDP-mannose 4,6-dehydratase, translating to MAPRRALITGITGQDGSYLAEFLLDQGYEVVGMVRRSSTVNFERIAHIQDKVTLASGDLLDEVSMINILRDHRPAEVYNLAAQSFVQTSWGQPVLTGETTALAVTRMLDAIRIVDPDIRFYQASSSEMFGKVVEVPQRETTPFYPRSPYGVAKVYGHWITVNYRESYGLHASSGMLFNHESPRRGLEFVTRKITHGVARIKHGLDTELRLGNLDAQRDWGFAGDYVRAMWLMLQQDQPDDFVIAMGETHSVREFCELAFAHVGLDYQDYVVLDERFMRPAEVELLIGDPAKAQTVLGWKPEVSFAELVRMMVDNDLDLVKRLSA from the coding sequence ATGGCACCCCGTCGCGCCCTCATCACCGGCATCACCGGCCAGGACGGTTCGTACCTGGCCGAGTTCCTCCTCGACCAGGGCTACGAGGTCGTGGGCATGGTGCGGCGGTCGAGCACGGTGAACTTCGAGCGCATCGCCCACATCCAGGACAAGGTGACGCTGGCCTCGGGCGACCTGCTCGACGAGGTGTCGATGATCAACATCCTGCGCGACCACCGGCCCGCTGAGGTCTACAACCTGGCCGCCCAGTCGTTCGTGCAGACGTCGTGGGGCCAGCCGGTGCTGACGGGGGAGACCACGGCGCTGGCCGTCACCCGCATGCTCGACGCCATCCGCATCGTCGACCCCGACATCCGCTTCTACCAGGCGTCGTCGTCGGAGATGTTCGGCAAGGTCGTCGAGGTGCCGCAACGGGAGACCACGCCGTTCTACCCCCGCTCGCCCTACGGCGTGGCCAAGGTGTACGGCCACTGGATCACCGTCAACTACCGCGAGTCCTACGGCCTGCACGCATCGAGCGGGATGCTGTTCAACCACGAGTCCCCCCGCCGGGGCCTGGAGTTCGTGACCCGCAAGATCACCCACGGCGTGGCCCGCATCAAGCACGGGCTCGACACCGAGCTCCGCCTCGGCAACCTCGATGCCCAGCGCGACTGGGGCTTCGCGGGCGACTACGTGCGGGCCATGTGGCTGATGCTCCAGCAGGACCAGCCCGACGACTTCGTCATCGCCATGGGCGAGACGCACTCGGTGCGGGAGTTCTGTGAGCTGGCCTTCGCACACGTGGGCCTCGACTACCAGGACTACGTGGTGCTCGACGAGCGCTTCATGCGGCCCGCCGAGGTGGAGCTGCTGATCGGCGACCCGGCTAAGGCCCAGACCGTCTTGGGGTGGAAGCCCGAGGTGTCGTTCGCCGAACTGGTACGGATGATGGTCGACAACGACCTCGACCTGGTGAAGCGCCTCAGCGCCTGA
- a CDS encoding biotin/lipoyl-binding carrier protein, which yields MTEVKAEITANVWQVPAEVGQEVAEGDTLAILESMKMEIPVEAPVGGVVREVRVKPDDQVQEGDVIAVIE from the coding sequence GTGACCGAAGTGAAGGCCGAGATCACGGCCAACGTGTGGCAGGTGCCGGCCGAGGTCGGCCAAGAGGTGGCCGAGGGCGACACGCTCGCCATTCTGGAGTCGATGAAGATGGAGATCCCGGTCGAGGCGCCGGTCGGCGGGGTGGTGCGCGAGGTGCGGGTGAAGCCCGACGACCAAGTGCAGGAGGGCGACGTCATCGCCGTGATCGAGTGA
- a CDS encoding enoyl-CoA hydratase, producing MIAAESRGVVGQVTIDRPDRRNALDVSHCEDLLDAVSSLASSCRVVVLTGAGGHFCAGADLSTVEDERFTAALRALLDALVAVPVPVIAAVEGAALGAGTQLAVACDLRVAVPTARFGIPAAKLGLMVDHWTVQRLALLAGHGPARQMLLTAEELDGDAAFRLGLVQRLGSCDDALEWAERIASLAPLTIAGHKLALNRLEPALDDADVAAARVRAWSSDDLAEGMAAFRERRAPRFEGR from the coding sequence GTGATCGCCGCCGAGTCCCGCGGGGTGGTGGGGCAGGTCACCATCGACCGTCCCGACCGGCGCAACGCCTTGGACGTGTCGCACTGCGAGGACCTGCTCGATGCCGTCTCGTCGCTGGCGTCGTCGTGCCGGGTGGTGGTGCTGACCGGCGCAGGCGGGCACTTCTGCGCGGGCGCCGACCTGTCGACGGTGGAAGACGAGCGGTTCACCGCCGCCCTGCGGGCGTTGCTCGACGCGCTGGTGGCCGTGCCGGTCCCGGTGATCGCCGCCGTCGAGGGGGCGGCGTTGGGGGCGGGCACGCAGTTGGCGGTGGCGTGCGACCTGCGGGTGGCGGTGCCGACTGCTCGTTTCGGCATCCCCGCCGCCAAACTGGGCTTGATGGTCGACCACTGGACGGTGCAGCGGCTGGCGCTGCTGGCGGGGCACGGGCCGGCGCGGCAGATGCTGCTGACGGCCGAGGAGCTCGACGGCGACGCCGCGTTCCGCTTGGGGTTGGTGCAGCGGCTGGGGTCGTGCGACGACGCCCTGGAGTGGGCCGAGCGCATCGCCTCGTTGGCGCCGCTGACCATCGCCGGGCACAAGCTGGCGCTGAACCGGCTGGAGCCTGCGCTCGACGATGCCGACGTGGCCGCCGCTCGGGTGCGGGCGTGGTCGAGCGACGACTTGGCCGAGGGCATGGCGGCGTTCCGGGAGCGGCGGGCGCCCCGGTTCGAGGGGCGCTGA